One genomic region from Gossypium hirsutum isolate 1008001.06 chromosome D13, Gossypium_hirsutum_v2.1, whole genome shotgun sequence encodes:
- the LOC107918827 gene encoding transcription factor TGA2.3 isoform X9: MYQKGTTLGNGHIENWGDSGLADNSQQTDTSTDVDTDDKNQELMGIIISSYLVMDLQLQHGAIITVDQSKLKTGDQKTLRRLAQNREAARKSRLRKKVTCLLLAYVQQLESSRLRLTRLEQELQKARQQGIFIASGLSGGHGLSVSGNAALAFDMDYAHWLNEHQRLINDLRSGLNSHLGDSELRILVESVMAHYDEVFKLKSIGVKADAFHMLSGMWKTPAERCFMWLGGFRSSELLKILGKHLEPLTDQQLMGICNLQQSSQQAEDALSQGMEALQQALVDTLSSACLGPTACGNVADYMSQMAIAMSKLATLENFLHQADLLRHQTLQQMHRILTTRQAARALLVFSDYNSRLRALSSLWLARPRN, from the exons ATGTATCAGAAAGGGACAACGTTGGGGAATGGGCATATTGAAAACTGGGGTGACTCTGGCCTTGCTGATAATAGCCAACAGACTGACACTTCTACTGATGTTGACACTGATGATAAAAACCAG GAATTAATGGGGATAATTATTAGTTCATACTTGGTAATGGACTTGCAGCTTCAACATGGAGCTATTATAACCGTGGATCAGTCCAAGTTAAAAACTGGTGATCAAAAG ACACTTCGGCGGCTGGCTCAAAATCGAGAAGCTGCAAGGAAGAGTAGATTGAGAAAGAAAGTAACGTGTTTATTGctg GCATACGTCCAGCAGCTTGAGAGCAGTCGACTTAGGCTTACACGACTAGAGCAAGAGCTTCAAAAAGCACGACAGCAG GGTATTTTTATTGCGTCTGGACTTTCCGGTGGCCACGGCCTTTCTGTTAGTGGAAATG CAGCCTTGGCCTTTGACATGGACTATGCTCACTGGCTCAATGAGCATCAACGGCTGATTAATGACCTAAGATCAGGTCTTAATTCTCATCTAGGAGACAGTGAATTGCGCATTCTTGTTGAGAGTGTGATGGCACATTATGATGAGGTTTTCAAGCTAAAAAGCATTGGTGTAAAGGCAGATGCATTTCATATGCTTTCTGGCATGTGGAAAACACCTGCAGAGAGGTGTTTTATGTGGTTGGGCGGATTCCGTTCCTCCGAACTTCTCAAG ATACTTGGAAAGCACCTTGAGCCTTTGACAGACCAACAATTAATGGGCATATGTAATCTGCAGCAATCCTCCCAACAAGCTGAAGATGCCTTATCACAAGGAATGGAAGCTTTGCAACAAGCTCTAGTAGACACTCTTTCATCTGCATGTTTGGGTCCTACTGCCTGCGGGAATGTTGCAGATTACATGAGCCAGATGGCTATTGCAATGAGCAAGCTTGCTACTTTGGAGAACTTCCTTCACCAGGCTGACCTATTGAGACACCAAACTCTGCAGCAAATGCATCGGATTTTAACCACTCGCCAAGCAGCCCGAGCCCTGCTAGTTTTTAGTGATTACAACTCACGCCTTCGGGCACTTAGCTCTTTATGGTTAGCCCGACCTAGAAACTAA